GAGCTTAAGATATTGGAGTTAGTGGACAGAAAAGTGGCTAGAAAAGCATATTTTAACATACAAAGGAATATTCGCAAAGAAAGAGAGATAGTATACCTGAATGGGAAAAAATGTTAGTTTTTCGAATCCAAGATATTCGATTCCTCCATAACGATTCGGTGTATTAATCTCTTGTACACAAAGGAGATTCTGCAAAGATGAGAAGAGCCTAAGTAACTAGAGGGTTtcttataatattataaaatagtaAACAATGCCCGACTCTgatataacttttaaattttaatcacCATGCATTTCAAATAATGTGTAGCCAATGGCGCTAGACTAACTGACATTTGGTTTTACACTAGCAATAAGAACATTAAATGAATTCATCAAGAGAATTCAGCTAGAATTGTTATAGCTATTTCAAAGTTTAAGAACAAACAGATATGGCCGAATGACTTTGTACCTCAATCCGAATGCCAAAGGCATGATCTTCATAGTAGCCAGGTTCATTGCTAACAATCATGCCTTTTTGTAGGGGGGTCATATTTCCATATCTAAAACTAATACTTTGTGGACCTTCATGGACATTTAATGCAGCTCCAACACCATGTCCGGTACCTGCATGAAATGAGAAAGACAATCAAGTCACAGACCAATAATAGACCAAGCTTTTTGATATGGTTGAAAGTCAACAGAAAGATAGGAGAAATACCATGTCGGTAATCAAGTCCAATCTTCCAAAGGGCAGAGCGGGCAAATGCGTCCAGGACAAAACCTGGAGTGTTCTCAGGGAATACTGCCTCATCAAGAGCAATGTGACCCTGCAATTTGATGATGTATCAGGAAATACTGACAATAACCAACACAAAAAGCAGTTGCGGCCTCATAACTTGCAAGCAAATCAACCAATATTCTCAAATATTCTAAATGATCTAACAGAAAATTTTCGCATACGAGTCACTCGAtctcttaatttaacaaatacgTAGTGCTCCTTTGCAACCaacaaaatagatgaaaaatgaaGCAGCACCTTTAGAACACGAGTGAAGCATTCTTTTTCCCTTGCAGTTGGTTCACCAAAATGTACTGTCCTTGTTATGTCGGTCGTTCCATCAACATATTGCGCTCCGCTATCCAATAGGAACAATTTATTTGGATCCACAACACTACAACTTTCTGCTTCAGGTGTGTAATGAATAATAGCACCATTTGCACCCGAACCTGAAATATCATTCTTAATGTCAATTGTGAAAAACCAgagattaggttttttttttttttgacaatttTGTCAACATACATATTCCAttccaaaataaaacaaaatgggaCTATTTCACTTTTTTCCAGCATTCAAGAATTAAACTTGTCAGACTTAGACTGGAATGTCTAGCTGGAAAAGAGGGGATCAAGAAGTCAGAAATTAATATACCGCTTATTGTATCAAAGCTCGTATCTAGGAAACCATCTTGCTTCGAACGGAATTCTAGAAGTTTGTCTGCAAGGTCTACCTCAGTAAGTTTCACGTTCTTATGAATTTCCTCTTCCAGCCAGCACCAGAACTGTGCCAAAGCAGCTGCATCCCTGCATTTATATTATGATATTATTTATCaccataatcataattcattaaGTTTTGTCTCCAAATATTTTTTTCTAGCAGACAATAGCTTTTAGCTACGCTGAAATAGGAAGTTTCACAAAGAAGGGCTATGGTATGTTTGCATGTCCACCGACAGTGGTAAAAACAAGAGTTGCAAAAACATAAATGCTGCTTAAAAGGAATAACCTACAAAAGCAATGTGTCAACAAAGGCCTGCAGCCCATTCTTATTACTATTACATGGAGAAATCAGATACCTCAAGTGAGAATTCTGCATCCCTTCTAACTCAGACGGATTTTTCAATGCCTTGGCCAAGGAGACAGGGGATTGCATATAAACTCCAGAAGGACCAACAGGGAGACTGTCGGATTCAAAATATTGCTTATTCTTTCTTTTGCCTCTACTCCCACGGTTCATAAGATATTTATCGCAAGCAGCCTTATAGGTCTCCACAATAGCAGCATTAACCGATGATGTATCTAACCAAAGGTGAGCCCCTTCCGCCGCCAATCTGAAAAAGTTATTTCAAAAGTAAGTTCAGATGAGCACATCCAGGGAAAATCAGCTAAGACTATATCTAAATGACAATGTATGAGATCTTTTGAAAATCTGGTCCAACGAAAGATGCTACTTCATGATAGGATGAAAAAACATGCCTGATTCAAcgcatatataaaaataacagtgCCCCAAACGAACCTCCTTATTTCAGAAAGGATGGAGTCATATGGCCTTAGATCTACACCTGCTTTTTTCAAATGATACATCACCTCTGACGTGACTTTAGAATCATCTACAAATAACTTTGCCGCATCGACCTCAACAATCAAGTATGCATACATAACAGGTGAATGTGGGACATCACTTCCTCTCTTCAAAACAAGATGTGGGACATGCATAAATATTGCTTTTAGCAAGTTGAACGATCAGATTTCTTGCAAAGTACCCAACATTAAACAAATCTTGACAAAACAAAATTGACCAACATTTTTATTTCTAGGAAAATAACCAGTAACTAAGTGCTAGTATCAATACCAAGTTCAGCAACCAGGCAACTTCATCAAGCATGGATATAACAATTGCAGATGAACCAGCTGCAACTAGTTCGGCCCTGAGGGAAGATAATTTGGACACAACGTCTATACCGGCATATTTCAGATCATGAACTCTAATTGGCTTGTTTGGGGGTTTCGGTCTTGATTCCTTCCATATTTCATCCACAAGATTTAAATCGTACAAGTAAACCAACTCAAGGTTCTTCTTAGATATAACCTCCTTCAATTCTTCTGCAGCATCATAAGAAAAAAGAAACTGCTCCCTTCAAATTATCAGATATCGTCCCAAAGAGCTAAGCATAAGTAGAGCGTATACCGAGTGCAAATTGTAAGCTAGATGCACCCGTTTAGGAGGTTGAAAAGATTGCTCACAGGATCAATACCGACTCGTCCACCAGGAGCCAAAACATCATTAAGCCATTCACTAGCTTGTGGGACTCCAAAATTACCAGCACGCATGAGCTTCCAGCTTGTATTCAATTGCTTCTCAGCCTAAATGGTCATAGTCAAAGAAGAACTACCGTCAACAAGCACTCATACCATATTGCACCAAACTCGATAGAAGTAGAACTCCATTAAAATGACTATAAAGTTTGTCAACAAATAAAACCTGCAGAAAATAGCGACCATCGGTCCATAAAGCTGCTTTATCCTTTGTAACAATAGCAGTCCCTGCGCTGCCAGTAAAGCCTGATATATAAGCTCTCCTCATGTAGCATTCAGCAATGAACTCACTCTGGAAGCCATGCCAAAAATGTTAGAACTTG
This is a stretch of genomic DNA from Gossypium arboreum isolate Shixiya-1 chromosome 11, ASM2569848v2, whole genome shotgun sequence. It encodes these proteins:
- the LOC108473497 gene encoding aminopeptidase P2, which encodes MHSLPSHAMRPLCLNPSLCSSRFPFFSFSIPIFHKFKNNPTIYKKSQKGPPFFSIRCCGSGSVTAKPSWELRRNRAAVQEPDEKVDALRQLFTKPGIGIDAYIIPSQDAHQSEFIAECYMRRAYISGFTGSAGTAIVTKDKAALWTDGRYFLQAEKQLNTSWKLMRAGNFGVPQASEWLNDVLAPGGRVGIDPFLFSYDAAEELKEVISKKNLELVYLYDLNLVDEIWKESRPKPPNKPIRVHDLKYAGIDVVSKLSSLRAELVAAGSSAIVISMLDEVAWLLNLRGSDVPHSPVMYAYLIVEVDAAKLFVDDSKVTSEVMYHLKKAGVDLRPYDSILSEIRRLAAEGAHLWLDTSSVNAAIVETYKAACDKYLMNRGSRGKRKNKQYFESDSLPVGPSGVYMQSPVSLAKALKNPSELEGMQNSHLRDAAALAQFWCWLEEEIHKNVKLTEVDLADKLLEFRSKQDGFLDTSFDTISGSGANGAIIHYTPEAESCSVVDPNKLFLLDSGAQYVDGTTDITRTVHFGEPTAREKECFTRVLKGHIALDEAVFPENTPGFVLDAFARSALWKIGLDYRHGTGHGVGAALNVHEGPQSISFRYGNMTPLQKGMIVSNEPGYYEDHAFGIRIENLLCVQEINTPNRYGGIEYLGFEKLTFFPIQTKLVDLSLLSIEEMEWLNSYHSQVWEKVSPLLEGSARQWLWKNTRPIAKQ